The DNA region ATGGGGAGTTCGGCGAGGCGGCGGTGGACCTCCGTGGCCGCCTCGGGGGTGTCGGGTCCGGCGAGTAGGGGGCCGAGGGCCGCCCGGACGGCGGCGGAGCCCTTCTTGCCGCGCAATCGGGGGCCGTCCGGCAGCGGTGGCTCGGCGGGCAACGGGAAGCCCTGGCGGCGGGTGACCGCGCCCGAAGCGGGGCCCTCGCGGGGACCGGCTTCGATCAGGCTCAGGGCGTAGGCGTACAGCGAGGGCCGGTCGGTGAGCGCCGCGCGCTCGTCGCGGGCGCTCACCGGCTGGTGGGGTGCTCGATTCTCTTGATCATGCCCCGAGGATGCCGTATCCGCGGGCCGTCGTCCAGGGGTTACGCCTTCCCCGCCGGCGCCTCGTCGGCGAGCCGCAGCGACACGAACGGCACGGTGTCGCCGGGCAGCAGATAGCGCTCGGTCTCCACGAACCCGCGCGCCAGCGCGAACGCGAGCCCGTCCTCGTTGGTCGCGAGGACCACCGTCTCCACGCCCGCGTCGCTCAGCGTCCGGGCGTGCGCGAGGCCCCGCTCGTACAGCGTCGTGCCGAAGCCGCGGCGCCGGTGGGAGGGCATGATCCGGGAGATGACCGTGGCCGCCGGGGTCTCGTCGTCGGGCGGGCGGACGGTGGAGCAGCCGACGGCCTCGCCGTCCAGATAGGCGACGTCCAGCCGGTTGCGGCCCGCGCGTTCGCGCACGTCGGCCTCCGACAGCGGCGCCGTCGGGATGATCGTGTTGTGGATGAGCCGCCAGTCCGCGAGGAGGGCGGGGGCCGCCGCCGGGTCGGCGGGGTCGATGGTTTCGATGCGCAGCTCGTGCGGTTCGCTCATGCGGGCAGGAAATCCCGCCGCCGTACAGGGAGTCAACCGCAATCCGGCCTCGCCCGGACGGGTGAGGCGGCACCGGCCGCGCGACAGGGCCGCCGCGCACCGGGTACGGATCCCGGCATTGCCCCGAGCCCCGGAGGAGCCCTCCCCATGCCCGTCCGCAAGGGCACCACCGTCACCCTCCCGACCCGCTTCCTGACCCGCACTCTGACCGGCACCCTGTTCCCGGCCCTGGTGCTGGCCGGCGCCCTCACCGGCTGCACCGCCGGGGAGCCGAGGCCCGCGCCGCCCGCTCCGGCACCCGCCGCCTCCAAGGCCCCCGCCCCGGAACGGCCGGACGCGGCGAACCGGGCCCCCTCGCGGATCCCCGGCATCGGCCCGCAGACCCACGGCCGCATCCCGGAAGGCACCACCCAGGCCCTCGTGGTCACCGGCGACGGCCCCGACGGCAACGTGGCCACCGCCGTGCTTCACCAGCGGGACCCGGCGGGCCGCTGGCACCGCACCGCGGGACCCTGGACCGGACACAACGCGCTGCGCGGCTGGACCGAAGCGCACACGGCGGGCGACCTGCGCTCGCCGATCGGCGTGTTCCGGATCGGCGACGCGGGCGGCCGGTTGCCCGACCCCGGCGCGCGGTTCCCGTACGACCAGGACGAGGAGTTCGCGGTCTCGGGCACCGGATTCCTCGGCGAGTCCCTGGAGGGCTCCTTCGACTACGTCGTGGCCATCGACTACAACCGGATCCCCGGCACCACCCCGCTCAACAAGGAGCGCCCGCTCGGCCCGGAGGCCGGCGGCGGGGTGTGGATCCACGTCGACCACGGCGGCCCCACCCAGGCCTGCGTCTCGCTGCCCCGGGAGGACATGACGGAGCTGCTGCGCGCCCTCGACCCGGCCCGCGAACCGGTCGTCGTCATGGGGCCGGCGTCGGTGCTCGCCGACTGAGCGGCGGCTGGTCGTCGCGTACGCGCCACGCCGCGAAAAGGCTTGGCCGGTACGTCCGTTCTGCCGCATGGTGTCCCCTGCGTCCGGAGCCGCGCCGTCGGGGGTCGCGGCCGGGCGGGAGTGGTCCGGGGGGACACATGGAACACGCCGCATCGGCGGGACACGGAGACACGCCGGGACACAGAGCCACGCCGGGACGCGGAGACACCGCGAACCGGGGCGGACGGGGCGTGCTGGAAGGGGCGTTCGCGCTCCTGGAGGCGTTACGGCGACACGGCGACGAGCCGGCGGGCGTCACCGAACTCGCGGTGGCCTGCGGGGTGCCGAAGGGCACCGCGCACCGGCTGCTCGACCAGCTCGTGGCCGTCGGCGCGGTCGAGCGCCGCGACCGGCGTTACCGGGTCGGCCCCCAGCTCTACCGCCTCGGCCTCGCCTGGGAGCCCCACCCGGGCCTGCGGGCCGCCGCGCGCCTGCCGCTGCACCGGCTGCGGGCGTCGACCGGGGCGAGCGTGCTGCTCGTGGTGGAGCGGGAGGACCAGGCCCTGACGGTGAGTTCGGTGCCGGGGGAGCTGGAGCCGGTGGTGCCGGTACGCGACGGGGTCGGCTTCCGCCTCGACACGGCGGCGGGCCTCGCCCTGCGCGGGCCCCGCCGCGCGGGCGCCGTCCTCGACCGCGAGGACGTGATGGCCGGGGTGTGCTGCGCGGCCCTTCCCGTACGGGCGCCGGACGGCCGGACGGTGGCCGCGGTGGCCGGCATGATCCGCGCCGGACGGGCCCTGGAACCGCTGGCCGAGGCCGTCGCAGAGGCGGCCGGAGCGCTGGCCCGCGGCCTCGCCCGGGGGATGCCCGCGGTGTCTCCCGCCGGGCTGTTCCGTCCAGCGGAACGCGCGTAGAACCGGCCTCCGCGGGCCGGGCACAGTGAGGGACGTGCCGGGGGGAAACGGCACGACACCGGACCCGCCGGAACGGCGGGGACGCACACCGCACGTCACACACCGCACGTCACCCGAGGTGACGTCACGACACTGGGGGAATCACCATGAACAAGAGCCGCACCGTCCGGATGGCCGCCGCCGCGCTGCTCGGACTCGGCAGCCTCGGCGTCTTCGCCGGCACCGCCCAGGCCGAGCCGATCGACTACGTGAAGATCGAGCTCCTTGAGCTGACCTGCCACCAGAACAGCGAGGGCAACCACGACGAGGCCTACCTCAACATCACCGACGCCAACGGCAACCAGGTCAAGGTGTGGCCCGGCAACGGCATCTCGTACCAGACCATGGGCTCCGGCTACGTCCGCTCCCTGACCGACGGCAACGGCAACTCGGCCCTGATCCTCGGCCGCGAGCAGGCCCGCACCCTCACCCTCTGGGACAAGGACACCTTCGGCTCCGACAAGCTGGGCGCCACCCTCGTCACCGGCAGCGAGGCCGGCGCCGAGGTCCAGTACCGCTCCCTGGAGGGCTCCGGCGGCGTCTACACGATCGCCTACCGCGTGATCGACATCTGATCCACCGCAGCCGTCCCGGCCGCCGCGCACACCCGCCCGAGGCGCGGCGGTCGGTCGCGCCTGACCCGCGCCCCGGTCAGGACGTGGCGGCGCGCAGCGAGGCGGTGTGTGCGCGGACCTGGTCGGGGGTGAGGTAGGCGTCGGTGTACTCGAAGTCGCGGAGTGTGCCGGCCTTCGAGGCGAGGAAGCCGGTGCGGACGTAGTCGTCGCCGGCGATCGCGTTGAGCAGCCAGTTGGTCATCACGCGGGTCTTGGCGACGTTGGTGCGGAGGGCCGCCCAGTGGTAGCCGCGGGCCACCGCCTGCGCGGGCATGCCGTGCAGTTCGATGCCCAGCGGCTTGGACACGCCGTCGAGGCCGCCGAGGTCCACCACCAGGCCGAGGTCCTTGTGCACGTACGGACGGGTCGGCTCGCCGCGCAGGGTCGCGACCAGGTTGTCGGCGATCACCTTGCCCTGGCGCATGGCGTGCTGGGCGGTCGGCGGGCAGATCGCGTTCTCCTCGCCCTTCGCCAGGTCCGGCACGGCCGCCGCGTCGCCCAGCGCGTACACCCCGGGAAGGCCCGGCACCACCATGTCCGCGCCGACCACGAGCCGGCCGCGCATCGTCTCGGCGCCGAGGGTGCCGATGAGCGGGCTGGCCGCGACGCCGGCCGTCCAGATCAGGGTGCGGCTGGGCAGCACACGCCCGTCGGTGAGCGTCACGTTCTCGTCGTCCACCGAGGCCACCGACACCCCGAGCGACACCTCGATCCCGCGCTTGCGCAGGATCTCCAGGGCCGCGCCGCCGAGCTTGGGCCCGAGCTCGGGCATCAACGTGGGCGCGATGTCGATCAGATGCCACCTGATCAGCTTCGGATCGAGCCGCGGATAGCGCTTGACCGCGTTGTGGGTGAGCAGCTGGAGGCAGGCGGCCGTCTCGGTGCCCGCGTACCCGCCGCCGACCACCACGAACTGCAGCCGCGCCGCCCGCTCGGCCTCGTCCTGGCTGGCGTCCGCCAGATCCAGCTGGGCGATCACATGGTCGCGGACGTACGCGGCCTCGGCGAGCGTCTTCATGCCGCGGGCGTGCTCCGCCAGACCGGGGATGTCGAAGGTGCGGGTGACGCTGCCGGGGGCCAGGACCAGGTGGTCGTACGGCTCCGTCTCCGTCTCGCCGGTGATCGTGCGCACCACGACGACCTTGGCCTCGGTGTCGATGCCGATCGCGCCGCCGGGGATGATCCGGGTGCGGTGCCGCTCGCTGCGCCGCAGCGACAGCGCGACCGACTGCGGCGTCAGCACCCCGGACGCGACCTGCGGAAGCAGCGGCAGGTAGAGCTGGTACGAGAAGGGCGAGAGCAGCGAGATCGCGGCCTCCCGCGGGGTCAGCCGCCGTTCGAGGCGCCGGACGCACCCCACCCCGGCGAAGCCGGCGCCCACCACGAGGATCCTCGGTCGAGACATGGTGAAGTCCGCCTTTCCACGCCTTGCGCCCTGCGCCTTGTCCTGACCTCACCCATCATCCGGAAAGCGTGCATATCCGGCAAAAGGGTGGCGCTGTTCGAGGGACCCGGCCCCACCCGCCCGGGTCGCCGACCACCCCGGACCGGGTTAGCTTCGCCAGGGACGTCCCCCTCTCCCCGCGAAGACGAAGGACGGCATCCGCATGACCACGTACAAGGTCGGCTACTTCGTCGGCAGCCTGTCGGCGAAGTCCATCAACCGGATCCTCTCCAAGGCCCTGATCCGCGTCGCGCCGCGCAATCTCGACTTCCGCGAGATCCCCATCAAGGACCTGCCGCTCTACAACCACGACTTCGACGCGGACTACCCGCCCGAGGGCACCGCCCTCAAGGAGGCCATCGCCGCCTCCGACGCGATCCTCTTCGTCACGCCCGAGTACAACCGCTCGATCCCCGGCGGGCTGAAGAACGCCATCGACTGGGCCAGCCGGCCCTGGGGCACCAACTCCTTCACCCACAAGCCCTCGGCCGTGATCGGCGCATCCCCGGGCAAGATCGGCACCGCCGTCGCCCAGCAGAGCCTGCGCTCGGTGCTCTCCTTCTGCAACTCCCCGCAGATGAACGCCCCGGAGGCGTACATCCAGTTCACCCCGGGGCTGTTCGGCGAGGACGGCGAGGTCAGCGACCCCACCACGCAGCAGTTCCTCACCGACTTCATGAGCGACTTCGAGACCTTCATCGAGCGCGTCCTGACGGTCCTGCCGCCCCGGCGCTGAACGGCGCGCCGGAACGGCAGGAGTGCGCGTGCTCAGCTGCCGGTGACGCTCGGCGCGCCCGTCTCGATGTGGCCGGTGTAGCGGCGCGACCAGGTGCCGTCGATGTCGGCGAGGACCGTGAAGTCGTACCAGCCGTCGGTGTAGGCGACGGCGTTGAAGTAGTCCTCGCGGGACGACTTCGCCGGCACGGTGTACGTCCAGGGGCCGTCCGACCGATAGGCGTCGGAGCGGATGGTGAAGGTGACCGCGGTGGACGCGTTGTTGGTCATCCTGAACCAGATCGCGGTCTTCCCGGTGCCGGGCTCCGTCGCGTAGCGCGCCGCGACCTCGACGTCCTTGCCCGCCTTGGAGGCGTCGCCGATGAAGCGGCGCAGGAAGCGGTTCGGGCCCATCATCGAGATGTCGTACTTCCCGGAGCCCGAGCCGAACCCGATGTTGAAGTAGTCGCTGGCCGTCGTGCCCGGGTCCACCGTGTACTGCCAGGCGGCGGTGTCCCGGTACTGGTGCGGATGGATCGAGAAGTGCGCGGACCGGCGCGCCTCCGTGCCCTGGTTGGTCATCGAGAACCAGGCGAGGATCTTGCCCGCGGCACCGAACTCGAAGCGGTCCAGATTGCCGTTGACCTGGTACGGCACGGAGCGAGCCGGCCGCGTGCCCGGCTCCTGCTGCGGCAGGGCGTTGTCCTGCGGCGCAGGGTTGGGCAGCGGGCCGCAGGTGGACTGGCCGATCACCTTCGCGGTCGACGGCAGGTTCGCCGGCACCCCGTACACCGGGTGCGCGAAGTCGAAGACCCCGGTCAGGTCGCCGCTCACCCGGCGGCGCCAGGCGCTGATGTTCGGGCAGGTCGCCGGGGTGCCGAGGGCCGCCGTCCAGACCTCCATGAAGCGCAGCACCGAGGTGTGGTCGAAGACCTCGGAGCTCACCCAGCCGCCCCGGGTCCACGGCGACATGACGATCATCGGGACCCGGTAGCCGAGACCGATCGGCACCCCGTCGATGTACTCGCCCGCCGTGCCCGGCGGCGCGACCGGCGGCGGCACGTGGTCGAAGAAGCCGTCGTTCTCGTCGTAGTTGAGGAACAGGACGGTGGAGTCGAAGACCTCCGGGTTCGCGGCGAGCGCCTGGTACACCAGGTTCACGAAGTGCGCGCCGTCGCCCGGCGGGGCGTACGGGTGCTCGGAGAAGGCCTCGCTGGCCACCACCCACGACACCTGCGGCAGGGTGCCGGCGACCACGTCGGCGCGGATCGCGGCGGCGATGTCGTCCGGGGTCGAGCCGGTCACCTTCGGCACCGAGCCCATGCCCCGGTCGTACAGCGGGTCGCCCGGCCTGGCGTCGGTGAACTTCTTGAAGTAGGCCAGACCGTTGTCGCCGTAGTTGTCCTGGGCGTTCTGGTAGACCTTCCAGCTCATGCCGGCGCGCTGCAGGGCCTCCGCGTACGTCTCCCAGGTCAGCCCGGACTCCTCGCCGCCGTCCTTGCTGGCGGCGTCGACCTTGCCGCTCCACAGGAAGGTCCGGTTGGGGCCGGTCGCGCTGAGCGTCGAGCAGAAGTAGGCGTCGCAGACGGTGTAGTGGTCGGCGAGCGCGTAGTGGAAGGGTATGTCGCCGCGGTCCAGGTAGCCGAGGGTGCGGGTGTTGCCGACGCCGGTGACCCAGTTGTCGAGCCGGCCCTTGTTCCACGCGGCGTGCTGCGAGGTCCAGCTGTGCGGCAGGTCGCCGTTGCACTGCGCGAGCGTCTCGCCGTCCACGCCGCCGGCCGGGGGAGTGGCGCTCAGCTTCCACGGGTACTGCCGCCCGCCCCAGTTGGGCTGGTTGAACATGCCCCAGCCGCCCGGGATGTTGCCCGCGGCCCGGTCGCCGAAGCCCCGCACACCGCGCAGCCGGCCGAAGTAGTGGTCGAAGCTCCGGTTCTCCTGCATGAGGATCACCACGTGCTTGACGTCGGTGATGTCGCCGGAGGCCGCCTGCGCGGCCGCCGACACCGCCTCCGCCTCCGCGGGTGCCGCGCCGGCCGGCGCCCCCGCCCCGGCGACCAGCCCGGCCCCGAGCCCCGCCCCGATCCCTACGAACCCTCTGCGGCTGATGGGAGTCATGTCCCGCCTCGCCCACCTCTCGTGTCCCGCGGTGCCCCGGTGGCACGCGAGGACAGGATGAGGGAACCGGTCCCAAAGGTATACAGCCGTGCAGTAATCGATGGGTGAACTTCCCGAGGACGGTGAGGTGGTGCTACAGGGAGGGACAAGAGGCCGGGCGGGAATTGGTTCGACCACGAACCAATGTGTGCGGTGGTCCGGTTGTCAGTGGGGTCGTCCATGATGGGCGGCAGGGAGGGGAACATGACGGAGACCATGACGGGGACGTGGACCGGGCTCGGCGAGGTGACGGCGCCGTCGGGGGTGCTCGTGCTCGGCATGGGCGGCTGGATCGACTGCTGGTCCGAGACCGGCCCCCCGCTCTCGGAACGAGCCCGCGAGGCGGCCGCCGCGGGCGGCGGGCAGCTGCGCGACGGGGACTGCGAGGCGGTCGCGGTCCCGGCGCGCCCCGACCGGCCGCTGGCCGTACGGGCGCTCACCGAGTGGTCCCTCTTCGACGAGGTGCCGGTCATCTCCGTCCTGGAGACAGACCTCGGCGTGCCGTGGCCGGCGGGCCACGCCCCGGAGGCCGTACGGCTCGGGGACCTGCCCGTCGACCGGTGCGGCATGGTCGTGGGGGACGCGGTCGCCCTGGACGCGTGGACGGGTCTCGGGGCGCCGTCGGACAACGGGCTCGCCGACCTCGGCTACTGGGGGCTCCATGCGGAGGCCGCGTGGGCGCACTTCGGCGGTGAGCCGGTCGGGCAGCGGTACGAGGGCGGCCCGCGCGGCTGGCTGGACCTGCCCGTCGCGGAGGCCGAGCGGAGAGCCGAGGCACTCGCCGACTGGACCCGTGAACACCACCGGGGCATGGGCCTCGTGTGGTCCGTCGACCCGCACACCGACTACCACCGTGCCCAGCGGGCCGGCTGGGACCACCCGCTGGAGGCCGGCGTGATCGAGGTGGCCGGCTGCCGGGTGCTCGGGATCGGCTGGAATCCTGGGGACCACGCGGCGCGGCACGCGGGAGAGCGCTTCTACGGGCAGGTCTACCCCGTGACCCTCCACCCCGCCGCCGACGGCGGTACCGTCCTGCGCTGGACCATCCCGGCCGGGGAAGACGACGAGCAGCACGACGACGAGCAGGAGGACCGGGCGTGAGCGACGACCCGTATCTGTGGCTGGAGGAGGTCGAGGGCGAGCGCGCCCTCGACTGGGTGCGGGAGCGCAACGCCGAGACGGCGGCGGAGCTCGCCGGAGGAGACGGCTTCGCCGGCCTCGTCGCCGAGCTGCGCGAAGTCCTCGACGCGCCGGACCGCATCCCGTACACCCGGCGGCGCGGACCGTACCTCTACAACTTCTGGCAGAGCGCCGAGCACACCAAGGGCGTCTGGCGGCGCACCACCCTCGACGAGTACCGCACCGACGCGCCCGCGTGGGACGTCCTGCTCGACCTCGACGCGCTCGCCGCCGAGGAGGGCGAGGACTGGACCTGGGCGGGCGCGCAGGTGCTGCGGCCCGCGTACCGGCGGGCCCTGGTGAGCCTCGCGCGCGGCGGCGGCGACGCCGTGGTCGTACGCGAGTACGACCTGGCGGAACGGGCCTTCGTGGCCGACGGGTTCACCCTCCCCGAGGCCAAGACCGACATCGGCTGGATCGACGAGGACCACGTCTTCGTCGGCACCGACGAGGGCCCCGGCTCCCTCACCGCCTCCGGCTACCCCCGCACCGTGCGCCGCTGGCGCCGCGGCACCCCGCTCGACGCCGCCGAGCTCGTCCACGAGGGCCAGGAGTCCGACCTCGTCGTCTCCGCCTGGCACGACCCCACCGAGGGCTTCGAGCGCGACTTCGTCGTCCGCTACCGCGACTTCTGGCACCACGAGACCCATCTGATCGACGACGACGGCGAGCTGCGCCGCCTCGACCTGCCCGAGGACGCCGACAGCTCCGTGCACCGCGAGTGGCTGCTCGTCACCCCCAAGGCGCCCTGGCTCGGAC from Streptomyces fradiae includes:
- a CDS encoding GNAT family N-acetyltransferase — encoded protein: MSEPHELRIETIDPADPAAAPALLADWRLIHNTIIPTAPLSEADVRERAGRNRLDVAYLDGEAVGCSTVRPPDDETPAATVISRIMPSHRRRGFGTTLYERGLAHARTLSDAGVETVVLATNEDGLAFALARGFVETERYLLPGDTVPFVSLRLADEAPAGKA
- a CDS encoding L,D-transpeptidase family protein, with translation MPVRKGTTVTLPTRFLTRTLTGTLFPALVLAGALTGCTAGEPRPAPPAPAPAASKAPAPERPDAANRAPSRIPGIGPQTHGRIPEGTTQALVVTGDGPDGNVATAVLHQRDPAGRWHRTAGPWTGHNALRGWTEAHTAGDLRSPIGVFRIGDAGGRLPDPGARFPYDQDEEFAVSGTGFLGESLEGSFDYVVAIDYNRIPGTTPLNKERPLGPEAGGGVWIHVDHGGPTQACVSLPREDMTELLRALDPAREPVVVMGPASVLAD
- a CDS encoding IclR family transcriptional regulator, with amino-acid sequence MLEGAFALLEALRRHGDEPAGVTELAVACGVPKGTAHRLLDQLVAVGAVERRDRRYRVGPQLYRLGLAWEPHPGLRAAARLPLHRLRASTGASVLLVVEREDQALTVSSVPGELEPVVPVRDGVGFRLDTAAGLALRGPRRAGAVLDREDVMAGVCCAALPVRAPDGRTVAAVAGMIRAGRALEPLAEAVAEAAGALARGLARGMPAVSPAGLFRPAERA
- a CDS encoding NAD(P)/FAD-dependent oxidoreductase is translated as MSRPRILVVGAGFAGVGCVRRLERRLTPREAAISLLSPFSYQLYLPLLPQVASGVLTPQSVALSLRRSERHRTRIIPGGAIGIDTEAKVVVVRTITGETETEPYDHLVLAPGSVTRTFDIPGLAEHARGMKTLAEAAYVRDHVIAQLDLADASQDEAERAARLQFVVVGGGYAGTETAACLQLLTHNAVKRYPRLDPKLIRWHLIDIAPTLMPELGPKLGGAALEILRKRGIEVSLGVSVASVDDENVTLTDGRVLPSRTLIWTAGVAASPLIGTLGAETMRGRLVVGADMVVPGLPGVYALGDAAAVPDLAKGEENAICPPTAQHAMRQGKVIADNLVATLRGEPTRPYVHKDLGLVVDLGGLDGVSKPLGIELHGMPAQAVARGYHWAALRTNVAKTRVMTNWLLNAIAGDDYVRTGFLASKAGTLRDFEYTDAYLTPDQVRAHTASLRAATS
- a CDS encoding NADPH-dependent FMN reductase → MTTYKVGYFVGSLSAKSINRILSKALIRVAPRNLDFREIPIKDLPLYNHDFDADYPPEGTALKEAIAASDAILFVTPEYNRSIPGGLKNAIDWASRPWGTNSFTHKPSAVIGASPGKIGTAVAQQSLRSVLSFCNSPQMNAPEAYIQFTPGLFGEDGEVSDPTTQQFLTDFMSDFETFIERVLTVLPPRR
- a CDS encoding phosphocholine-specific phospholipase C, coding for MTPISRRGFVGIGAGLGAGLVAGAGAPAGAAPAEAEAVSAAAQAASGDITDVKHVVILMQENRSFDHYFGRLRGVRGFGDRAAGNIPGGWGMFNQPNWGGRQYPWKLSATPPAGGVDGETLAQCNGDLPHSWTSQHAAWNKGRLDNWVTGVGNTRTLGYLDRGDIPFHYALADHYTVCDAYFCSTLSATGPNRTFLWSGKVDAASKDGGEESGLTWETYAEALQRAGMSWKVYQNAQDNYGDNGLAYFKKFTDARPGDPLYDRGMGSVPKVTGSTPDDIAAAIRADVVAGTLPQVSWVVASEAFSEHPYAPPGDGAHFVNLVYQALAANPEVFDSTVLFLNYDENDGFFDHVPPPVAPPGTAGEYIDGVPIGLGYRVPMIVMSPWTRGGWVSSEVFDHTSVLRFMEVWTAALGTPATCPNISAWRRRVSGDLTGVFDFAHPVYGVPANLPSTAKVIGQSTCGPLPNPAPQDNALPQQEPGTRPARSVPYQVNGNLDRFEFGAAGKILAWFSMTNQGTEARRSAHFSIHPHQYRDTAAWQYTVDPGTTASDYFNIGFGSGSGKYDISMMGPNRFLRRFIGDASKAGKDVEVAARYATEPGTGKTAIWFRMTNNASTAVTFTIRSDAYRSDGPWTYTVPAKSSREDYFNAVAYTDGWYDFTVLADIDGTWSRRYTGHIETGAPSVTGS